A region from the Citrobacter telavivensis genome encodes:
- a CDS encoding gamma carbonic anhydrase family protein — protein sequence MSDVLRPYKDLFPQTGQRVMLDSSSVIIGDVRLADDVGIWPLVAIRGDVNYVAIGARTNIQDGSVLHVTHKSASNPEGNPLIVGEDVTVGHKVMLHGCIIGNRVLVGMGSILLDGAVIEDDVMIGAGSLVPQNKRLESGYLYLGSPVKQIRPLTEEEKAGLQYSAKNYVKWKDEYLAQDNQTQP from the coding sequence ATGTCTGACGTATTACGTCCTTATAAGGATCTTTTCCCACAGACAGGCCAACGTGTGATGCTCGACAGCAGCAGCGTGATCATTGGCGACGTTCGCCTGGCGGACGATGTAGGGATCTGGCCGCTTGTCGCGATCCGTGGCGATGTAAATTACGTTGCGATCGGTGCGCGTACGAATATTCAGGATGGTAGCGTACTGCACGTCACGCACAAATCCGCCTCTAACCCTGAGGGCAATCCGCTCATTGTGGGGGAAGATGTGACGGTCGGGCATAAAGTGATGCTGCATGGCTGCATCATCGGCAACCGCGTCCTGGTCGGTATGGGATCGATTCTGCTGGATGGTGCGGTGATAGAAGATGACGTCATGATCGGGGCGGGAAGCCTGGTGCCACAAAACAAGCGTCTGGAGAGCGGCTATCTCTATTTGGGGAGTCCGGTCAAACAGATCCGGCCGCTAACCGAGGAGGAAAAAGCGGGGCTGCAATACTCCGCCAAAAACTATGTGAAATGGAAAGACGAATATCTCGCTCAGGATAACCAGACCCAACCGTGA
- a CDS encoding DUF1488 family protein: MNQAIHFPDREEWNMQKEAVCFPVLVNGMQLMCAIKGETLANRFGGETAEQWLIRFCEHRWDLEEEAEALIQSQQEDDHGWVWLS; the protein is encoded by the coding sequence ATGAACCAGGCTATCCACTTCCCTGACAGGGAAGAGTGGAACATGCAGAAAGAAGCGGTCTGCTTTCCCGTGCTGGTTAATGGTATGCAGTTAATGTGCGCAATTAAGGGAGAAACGCTGGCGAATCGCTTTGGTGGTGAGACGGCGGAACAATGGCTGATCCGCTTTTGCGAACATCGCTGGGATCTGGAAGAAGAAGCAGAAGCGCTGATCCAGTCCCAGCAAGAAGACGATCACGGTTGGGTCTGGTTATCCTGA